A stretch of DNA from Methanoplanus endosymbiosus:
GCTCAGAATTCCGTCCGGCTTCTCCTTCTCTATTATTTTTGCAATAACGTCAGCCCTTAGCGGCTCGACATATATTACATCTGCCATGTCAGGGTCGGTCTGGATGGTTGCAGGGTTTGAGTTTACAAGGACTACTTCAATTCCCTCTTCCCTCAGTGCACGGCAGGCCTGTGACCCTGAAAAATCAAATTCCGCTGCCTGTCCGATCTGAATCGGACCTGATCCAATGAGGATTACTTTTTTAATATCATCTCTTAGCGGCATATTCAGGGAATCCTCCTGTACATCATATCAAATACCGGACTTTCAGTGTCACGCGGACCTCCGAAAGCCTCCGGGTGGAACTGGACAGCATAGACATCAAGATCATCTGAGTAGATGCCCTCTACTGAGTTGTCATTGACATTTTCAAATAATACTCCGCAGTCACCGGGCAGTGTGTCCCTGTCAACGGCGAAGCCGTGGTTCTGGGTTGTGATATAAATCGATCCGTCTTTATGCCTTACAGGCTGGTTTGAACCCCTGTGGCCAAATTTCATCTTGTATGTCTCAGCACCAAAAGCGCGGGCGAGGATCTGGTTGCCCATACAGATGCCAAATACCGGGATCTCTCCCATGAAGTGCTTTGCACATTCAACTGCATCGGTTGCGAAGGCAGGATCGCCCGGCCCGTTTGTGAAAAATATAGCTTCAGGTTTGCAGGCCTCAACTTCTGAGGCTTTTGCATTGTACGGGAACATATGGAGATCAGCCCCGCGTTTCCTGAATGACACCGCGATATTTTTCTTAATTCCAAGATCAATTACGGCAATTCTTTTGCCCTTACCTTTAATGCGGCATGGCTCTTTTATTGACACCTGCGGCAGGAGATTAATATCAGATATTGGCTTTGCAGCTCTTGCAAGTTCAACTGCATATTCCGGACTGTTATCTCCTGTTACAAGTGCGGCTCTCAGTGAACCTTCAATTCTTGTTTTTATTGTGAGTTTTCTGGTATCAACACCTGAGATTCCCAAAAGGCTGTTCTCTTCAAAAAAAGTTTTTAGAGGTTTATTCGCTGCCGGTCTTTTACATACCTCATGGACGACGCACCCATGGGCATTGACCTTTGGACTCTGAAAGTTCTGCTCGTCCACTCCGTAATTACCGATGAGCGGATATGTGAACATGAGAATCTGACCAGCATAGCTGGGATCAGTAAGAGACTCCATGTAACCGCTCATCTGGGTCGTAAATACGAGTTCACCGGTGCAGGAACCTTCAGCACCAAAACCGTTCCCGACAATATATTCGCCGTTTTCCAGACCCAAAACTGCTTTCATCTGTTAATCATTATACCTTGGTGGTGGAAGGTATTAATAACTGGGGATAGCAGCTTTCCATCCGGAAAAATACTTTATAATGGATCATCAAAACAAATTTCTATTTATATTGCAGTTCAAACCATAATTTATGACTGAAGCAGTTAAGATTGAGATTATAGGTTTTTCAGATTCTTCATGCGGGCCTTTTCCGTGTGACGGGGACCGGACATGTGAACTTGAGAAGTGCGCACCGTCTGAGAACCTTGTGAAGGCATATGAAGCTCTTAAAGAGAGGCTTGAGCATATTTACGGTGGAAATATCACAATGAAACTGACACTTCTCGATGACGGAGTGCCTGAAGATATTATTATGCTGATTGAAGAGCACCATCCGCCTATCCCCATTGTGATGGTTAACGGAAATCTGACACCACTTGGGAGGATATCACTTCCGCTGATTAGAGAAGAGATAACAAAATATCTCTGATAAGACTGATAATAAGAGATTGTTGTATAATTATCCGGAATTAATCAGATTATTTCTGTTACTCCGTTTTTTTCTTTTTCCGGCATTTTTGTTATGTGAGCGCATGCAGATGTCAGCTAATCCTATCTGAAATTATCTGTCATTCACTTTATTATCTTATTTATTCCGGCATTTGGGCTTATTTTTTGCTGATGGCTATACTGCTGCGTATGTTTTAAATGAAAATTTATTAATGTTATTACAAAATATTCTGTAACACCGGCAGTCTGTTACGGCGTGACTGCTATCAGATAAAAATGGAAGAAATAACATGATAGACAAATTCATTGAAGGCAACAAACGGTTTATTGAAGAGGATTTTAAGCAGGACAAAGAGCATTATGAACAGCTTTCCCAGAGTCAGAGCCCGACTGTGCTCTGGATTGGATGTTCTGATTCCCGTGTAGCTCCTGAGAGGGTTGCGGGTGCAAAATCAGGCGAGATATTTGTTCACCGGAATATTGGCAATATTGTACCTGTGAGTGACTGGAACTTTGCAACAGTTCTTGAGTATGCTATCCGTCATCTTAAGGTGGATGATATTGTGATCTGTGGTCATTCAGACTGCGGAGCAATTAAGGCACTCTGCGGTAAAGCCGGTGATGACGCATATATTCCATTATGGCTTGATAATGCAAATCCGGCGATGGAAAGGGCGGGGGAGAGACCCGATACTCCGGAGGGTGAGAAGGAATGGAGACGAAAGGTTGAATATGAGAATGTTAAACTTCAGCTGGAGCACCTGAGGGTATATCCGATTGTAAAATGGGCTGAAAAGATGGGTAAAGTTGAACTTCACGGTTTATACTTTGATCTGGATACAGGAGATCTCTCAAAGATCTATTAATTCTGATTTTTTTATCATCTCATATTCTGGTTGGCATAATTATTTAAGTAAGGTTTATCTTCGTTTTGATATTGTGGTTATTACTCCGGATTTGATGAAGATCCGACTGCGTTAATTAACAGCATTTCCGGATTGTTTTAATAAAATTGATGTGAATATAAAATAATTGCTTTTTGATATAGATTGTTGGCCGGAGGGTTGCTGTAAATGGCGGTAATAAAGGAAGTTGAACTGCTTGGTTTTGATGTATGGCAGTTGTCAA
This window harbors:
- the carA gene encoding glutamine-hydrolyzing carbamoyl-phosphate synthase small subunit, with translation MKAVLGLENGEYIVGNGFGAEGSCTGELVFTTQMSGYMESLTDPSYAGQILMFTYPLIGNYGVDEQNFQSPKVNAHGCVVHEVCKRPAANKPLKTFFEENSLLGISGVDTRKLTIKTRIEGSLRAALVTGDNSPEYAVELARAAKPISDINLLPQVSIKEPCRIKGKGKRIAVIDLGIKKNIAVSFRKRGADLHMFPYNAKASEVEACKPEAIFFTNGPGDPAFATDAVECAKHFMGEIPVFGICMGNQILARAFGAETYKMKFGHRGSNQPVRHKDGSIYITTQNHGFAVDRDTLPGDCGVLFENVNDNSVEGIYSDDLDVYAVQFHPEAFGGPRDTESPVFDMMYRRIP
- a CDS encoding carbonic anhydrase, with product MIDKFIEGNKRFIEEDFKQDKEHYEQLSQSQSPTVLWIGCSDSRVAPERVAGAKSGEIFVHRNIGNIVPVSDWNFATVLEYAIRHLKVDDIVICGHSDCGAIKALCGKAGDDAYIPLWLDNANPAMERAGERPDTPEGEKEWRRKVEYENVKLQLEHLRVYPIVKWAEKMGKVELHGLYFDLDTGDLSKIY